In the genome of Bacillus sp. S3, one region contains:
- a CDS encoding anti-sigma factor antagonist — translation MNIKIDKQQNGEEIVVRVGGEIDAFTAPKLRDELASLAEGENQTIIVNLKDVSYLDSTGLGVFVGVFKQMKKNGGELQLVELSDRLKRLFQITGLSHIMNISVNAEGGGR, via the coding sequence ATGAATATTAAAATAGATAAACAGCAGAATGGTGAGGAAATCGTGGTGCGGGTTGGCGGCGAAATCGATGCCTTTACGGCGCCGAAGCTAAGAGACGAATTGGCTTCGCTTGCTGAAGGGGAAAATCAAACAATCATCGTCAATCTGAAGGATGTGTCCTATTTAGACAGTACCGGACTGGGTGTCTTTGTCGGCGTGTTCAAACAGATGAAGAAGAATGGCGGCGAATTACAGTTGGTAGAGTTATCGGATCGGCTGAAGCGGCTGTTTCAAATTACCGGTTTAAGTCATATCATGAATATTTCTGTAAATGCAGAGGGTGGGGGAAGATGA